The following proteins are co-located in the Manihot esculenta cultivar AM560-2 chromosome 7, M.esculenta_v8, whole genome shotgun sequence genome:
- the LOC110619864 gene encoding SAC3 family protein A isoform X1: MMNNGAIAQTLSPMDPNSIEGQYAVDKGQPQSASYVPSTTGSEATSWIMHRVDNSSSESTYHHDHQTEPPSRNVPHGLNGTSLASSSTLGTASASQDYGGYASYTNPTDPYGYANTGYPGYYNGYQQQPNHSYSQQQPNHVYSQHQPNHAYSQQQPNHVYSQQQPNHAYSQPLGSYQNTGAPYQPLSSFQNTGSYAGIPSYPATYYNPGDYQTAGAYPSSGYSNHTTTWSDGNYANYTTHQYSSYTADTTGAYNSGTTAATSVHYQQQYKQWADYYNQTEVTCAPGTEHLSVASTSNQVNSVPGVTAGYPNSSSQHPSSFTPSWRPESTSSDLPPLQGAPSTSGAYDSCWKQGVESSQNYHASPMQPHFQTSLDSKTSYDNFQEQQKTVEEGPDSQYAPSHQVPQNYQTPAQTVSTLDTQRVSKLQIPTNPRIATNLASSSSKTNKDGSTTGAAAKPAYIAVSMPKANDKVFSNVAADSILKPGVFPSSLRFYVERALKRCQDHCKNDPQLAACQAVLKEVITKATADGTLHTRNWDTEPLFPLPNPDFANKENSQSSTPVASLPKYRSPSKRSKSRWEPLPEEKLVETPVSVSNNSVKFGGWDRKPLIGNSESKVDALSDLKFSLSEQKTLSKSAQRPLKKQRIADAFNSAENGDASSDSDKEQSLTAYYSGAIALANSPEEKKKRENRSKRFEKVQGHRSEINYFKPKNAAAGNLYTKRASALMLSKNFDDDGSRAVEDIDWDALTVKGTCQEIEKRYLRLTSAPDPSTVRPEEVLEKALLMVQNSQKNYLYKCDQLKSIRQDLTVQRIQNQLTVKVYETHARLAMEVGDLSEYNQCQSQLKILYDEGIEGCYMEFAAYNLLCVILHSNNNRDLVSSMSRLPKEAKKDKAVKHALAVRAAVTSGNYVMFFRLYKTAPNMNTCLMDLYVEKMRYKAVSCISRSYRPTVPVSYIAQVVGFSSTSEGSDQDPVGVEECVEWLKAHGACLTADSNGEMQLDTKASSSSLYIPEPEDAVSHGDASLAVNDFLTRTSL, encoded by the exons ATGATGAATAACGGAGCTATTGCGCAGACTTTGTCCCCTATGGACCCAAATTCGATTGAG gGTCAATATGCTGTTGACAAAGGCCAACCACAATCAGCTTCATATGTTCCTTCGACAACTGGGTCTGAAGCTACTTCATGGATCATGCATAGGGTAGATAATAGCTCCTCAGAGTCCACTTATCACCATGATCATCAGACAGAACCACCCTCAAGAAATGTTCCACATGGTCTGAATGGGACATCTCTTGCCAGTTCATCAACTTTGGGGACAGCAAGTGCCTCACAGGACTATGGTGGCTATGCATCATACACAAATCCTACAGATCCATATGGTTATGCAAACACAGGATACCCAGGTTACTATAATGGCTATCAACAGCAACCCAACCATTCATACTCTCAGCAGCAACCCAACCATGTTTACTCTCAGCATCAACCTAACCATGCTTACTCTCAGCAGCAACCTAATCATGTATACTCTCAGCAGCAACCTAACCATGCATACTCTCAGCCTCTAGGATCATATCAAAACACAGGTGCTCCTTATCAGCCCCTTTCCTCATTTCAGAATACAGGGTCTTATGCTGGGATTCCAAGTTATCCAGCTACTTATTACAATCCTGGTGATTATCAGACAGCTGGAGCTTACCCAAGTAGCGGATACAGTAATCACACTACTACGTGGAGTGATGGCAATTATGCAAACTATACAACTCACCAGTACTCAAGCTACACTGCGGACACAACAGGTGCATATAACTCCGGTACTACAGCTGCAACTTCAGTACATTACCAACAACAATACAAGCAATGGGCAGATTATTACAATCAAACAGAAGTTACTTGTGCTCCTGGGACAGAACATTTGTCTGTTGCTAGTACATCTAATCAGGTGAATTCAGTTCCAGGTGTTACTGCTGGGTACCCAAACTCCAGCAGTCAGCATCCCTCCTCTTTTACCCCATCCTGGAGGCCAGAATCCACTTCATCTGACTTGCCACCTTTGCAG GGTGCTCCATCTACTAGTGGTGCTTATGATAGCTGCTGGAAGCAAGGGGTGGAAAGTTCTCAAAATTATCATGCTAGTCCTATGCAACCACATTTTCAAACATCTTTGGATTCAAAAACTTCTTATGATAATTTTCAGGAACAACAAAAGACTGTTGAAGAAGGTCCTGATTCACAATATGCTCCTTCTCACCAGGTGCCCCAGAATTATCAAACTCCTGCACAGACAGTTTCAACACTAGATACACAAAGGGTAAGCAAATTGCAGATTCCAACAAATCCTAGAATTGCTACAAATTTGGCTTCGAGTTCATCAAAAACCAATAAGGATGGCTCTACAACTGGTGCAGCAGCAAAACCTGCTTATATTGCTGTCTCAATGCCAAAGGCAAATGACAAAGTGTTCTCTAATGTTGCGGCCGATTCCATACTGAAG CCTGGCGTATTCCCCAGTTCACTACGTTTTTATGTTGAGAGGGCTTTGAAACGTTGTCAAGATCACTGCAAAAATGATCCACAATTGGCGGCTTGTCAGGCTGTTTTGAAGGAG GTTATTACTAAGGCAACTGCTGATGGTACGCTTCACACTCGGAACTGGGACACTGAGCCTCTTTTTCCATTACCAAACCCTGATTTTGCCAACAAGGA GAACTCACAGTCTTCAACTCCTGTTGCATCATTGCCGAAGTACAGGAGTCCAAGCAAACGGTCTAAAAGTCGGTGGGAGCCTCTTCCTGAGGAGAAGTTGGTTGAAACGCCTGTTTCTGTCAGTAATAATAGTGTAAAATTTGGTGGTTGGGATAGAAAG CCTTTAATTGGGAATTCTGAGAGCAAGGTTGATGCTTTAAGTGACCTCAAGTTCTCTCTATCAGAGCAGAAAACTCTGAGTAAGAGTGCCCAGAGGCCACTTAAGAAACAGCGTATTGCTGATGCCTTTAATAGTGCTGAAAATGGTGATGCATCAAGTGATAGTGATAAGGAACAAAGTTTAACGGCTTATTATTCTGGTGCAATAGCACTTGCAAATTCACCAGAGGAGAAAAAGAAACGTGAAAATCGCTCTAAGCGTTTTGAAAAAGTACAAGGACATCGAtcagaaattaattatttcaagcCAAAAAATGCTGCAGCTGGAAACCTGTACACTAAACGGGCTAGTGCCTTGATGCTTAGCAAAAACTTCGATGATGATGGGAGCAGGGCTGTTGAAGACATTGACTGGGATGCCCTAACTGTTAAAGGGACCTGTCAGGAGATTGAGAAACGTTATTTGCGACTCACTTCTGCACCTGATCCTTCTACT GTGAGACCAGAAGAAGTGCTTGAGAAAGCTCTGCTTATGGTTCAAAATTCTCAGAAGAACTACCTTTATAAATGTGATCAGTTGAAGTCTATTCGCCAAGATCTAACTGTACAACGTATACAGAATCAGCTAACAGTTAAG GTGTATGAAACTCATGCTCGGCTAGCAATGGAGGTAGGGGACTTGTCAGAGTATAATCAG TGCCAATCACAGTTAAAAATCCTGTATGATGAAGGAATTGAAGGATGCTACATGGAGTTTGCAGCTTACAACTTACTTTGCGTTATCTTGCACTCTAATAACAACAGGGATCTTGTATCGTCAATGTCAAG ATTACCAAAGGAAGCAAAGAAGGATAAAGCTGTTAAACATGCTCTTGCAGTTCGTGCAGCTGTGACATCTGGAAACTATGTGATGTTCTTCAGACTATACAAGACAGCTCCTAATATGAACACATGCCTTATGG ATCTTTATGTTGAAAAGATGCGCTATAAGGCTGTAAGCTGCATATCCCGGTCATATCGCCCTACAGTACCTGTTTCATACATTGCACAGGTAGTGGGCTTTTCCAGCACAAGTGAAGGAAGTGACCAGGACCCTGTTGGAGTAGAGGAATGTGTAGAGTGGTTGAAAGCACATGGTGCATGTCTCACTGCAGATAGTAATGGAGAGATGCAGCTTGATACAAAG
- the LOC110619864 gene encoding SAC3 family protein A isoform X2: MMNNGAIAQTLSPMDPNSIEGQYAVDKGQPQSASYVPSTTGSEATSWIMHRVDNSSSESTYHHDHQTEPPSRNVPHGLNGTSLASSSTLGTASASQDYGGYASYTNPTDPYGYANTGYPGYYNGYQQQPNHSYSQQQPNHVYSQHQPNHAYSQQQPNHVYSQQQPNHAYSQPLGSYQNTGAPYQPLSSFQNTGSYAGIPSYPATYYNPGDYQTAGAYPSSGYSNHTTTWSDGNYANYTTHQYSSYTADTTGAYNSGTTAATSVHYQQQYKQWADYYNQTEVTCAPGTEHLSVASTSNQVNSVPGVTAGYPNSSSQHPSSFTPSWRPESTSSDLPPLQGAPSTSGAYDSCWKQGVESSQNYHASPMQPHFQTSLDSKTSYDNFQEQQKTVEEGPDSQYAPSHQVPQNYQTPAQTVSTLDTQRVSKLQIPTNPRIATNLASSSSKTNKDGSTTGAAAKPAYIAVSMPKANDKVFSNVAADSILKPGVFPSSLRFYVERALKRCQDHCKNDPQLAACQAVLKEVITKATADGTLHTRNWDTEPLFPLPNPDFANKENSQSSTPVASLPKYRSPSKRSKSRWEPLPEEKLVETPVSVSNNSVKFGGWDRKPLIGNSESKVDALSDLKFSLSEQKTLSKSAQRPLKKQRIADAFNSAENGDASSDSDKEQSLTAYYSGAIALANSPEEKKKRENRSKRFEKVQGHRSEINYFKPKNAAAGNLYTKRASALMLSKNFDDDGSRAVEDIDWDALTVKGTCQEIEKRYLRLTSAPDPSTVRPEEVLEKALLMVQNSQKNYLYKCDQLKSIRQDLTVQRIQNQLTVKVYETHARLAMEVGDLSEYNQCQSQLKILYDEGIEGCYMEFAAYNLLCVILHSNNNRDLVSSMSSG; encoded by the exons ATGATGAATAACGGAGCTATTGCGCAGACTTTGTCCCCTATGGACCCAAATTCGATTGAG gGTCAATATGCTGTTGACAAAGGCCAACCACAATCAGCTTCATATGTTCCTTCGACAACTGGGTCTGAAGCTACTTCATGGATCATGCATAGGGTAGATAATAGCTCCTCAGAGTCCACTTATCACCATGATCATCAGACAGAACCACCCTCAAGAAATGTTCCACATGGTCTGAATGGGACATCTCTTGCCAGTTCATCAACTTTGGGGACAGCAAGTGCCTCACAGGACTATGGTGGCTATGCATCATACACAAATCCTACAGATCCATATGGTTATGCAAACACAGGATACCCAGGTTACTATAATGGCTATCAACAGCAACCCAACCATTCATACTCTCAGCAGCAACCCAACCATGTTTACTCTCAGCATCAACCTAACCATGCTTACTCTCAGCAGCAACCTAATCATGTATACTCTCAGCAGCAACCTAACCATGCATACTCTCAGCCTCTAGGATCATATCAAAACACAGGTGCTCCTTATCAGCCCCTTTCCTCATTTCAGAATACAGGGTCTTATGCTGGGATTCCAAGTTATCCAGCTACTTATTACAATCCTGGTGATTATCAGACAGCTGGAGCTTACCCAAGTAGCGGATACAGTAATCACACTACTACGTGGAGTGATGGCAATTATGCAAACTATACAACTCACCAGTACTCAAGCTACACTGCGGACACAACAGGTGCATATAACTCCGGTACTACAGCTGCAACTTCAGTACATTACCAACAACAATACAAGCAATGGGCAGATTATTACAATCAAACAGAAGTTACTTGTGCTCCTGGGACAGAACATTTGTCTGTTGCTAGTACATCTAATCAGGTGAATTCAGTTCCAGGTGTTACTGCTGGGTACCCAAACTCCAGCAGTCAGCATCCCTCCTCTTTTACCCCATCCTGGAGGCCAGAATCCACTTCATCTGACTTGCCACCTTTGCAG GGTGCTCCATCTACTAGTGGTGCTTATGATAGCTGCTGGAAGCAAGGGGTGGAAAGTTCTCAAAATTATCATGCTAGTCCTATGCAACCACATTTTCAAACATCTTTGGATTCAAAAACTTCTTATGATAATTTTCAGGAACAACAAAAGACTGTTGAAGAAGGTCCTGATTCACAATATGCTCCTTCTCACCAGGTGCCCCAGAATTATCAAACTCCTGCACAGACAGTTTCAACACTAGATACACAAAGGGTAAGCAAATTGCAGATTCCAACAAATCCTAGAATTGCTACAAATTTGGCTTCGAGTTCATCAAAAACCAATAAGGATGGCTCTACAACTGGTGCAGCAGCAAAACCTGCTTATATTGCTGTCTCAATGCCAAAGGCAAATGACAAAGTGTTCTCTAATGTTGCGGCCGATTCCATACTGAAG CCTGGCGTATTCCCCAGTTCACTACGTTTTTATGTTGAGAGGGCTTTGAAACGTTGTCAAGATCACTGCAAAAATGATCCACAATTGGCGGCTTGTCAGGCTGTTTTGAAGGAG GTTATTACTAAGGCAACTGCTGATGGTACGCTTCACACTCGGAACTGGGACACTGAGCCTCTTTTTCCATTACCAAACCCTGATTTTGCCAACAAGGA GAACTCACAGTCTTCAACTCCTGTTGCATCATTGCCGAAGTACAGGAGTCCAAGCAAACGGTCTAAAAGTCGGTGGGAGCCTCTTCCTGAGGAGAAGTTGGTTGAAACGCCTGTTTCTGTCAGTAATAATAGTGTAAAATTTGGTGGTTGGGATAGAAAG CCTTTAATTGGGAATTCTGAGAGCAAGGTTGATGCTTTAAGTGACCTCAAGTTCTCTCTATCAGAGCAGAAAACTCTGAGTAAGAGTGCCCAGAGGCCACTTAAGAAACAGCGTATTGCTGATGCCTTTAATAGTGCTGAAAATGGTGATGCATCAAGTGATAGTGATAAGGAACAAAGTTTAACGGCTTATTATTCTGGTGCAATAGCACTTGCAAATTCACCAGAGGAGAAAAAGAAACGTGAAAATCGCTCTAAGCGTTTTGAAAAAGTACAAGGACATCGAtcagaaattaattatttcaagcCAAAAAATGCTGCAGCTGGAAACCTGTACACTAAACGGGCTAGTGCCTTGATGCTTAGCAAAAACTTCGATGATGATGGGAGCAGGGCTGTTGAAGACATTGACTGGGATGCCCTAACTGTTAAAGGGACCTGTCAGGAGATTGAGAAACGTTATTTGCGACTCACTTCTGCACCTGATCCTTCTACT GTGAGACCAGAAGAAGTGCTTGAGAAAGCTCTGCTTATGGTTCAAAATTCTCAGAAGAACTACCTTTATAAATGTGATCAGTTGAAGTCTATTCGCCAAGATCTAACTGTACAACGTATACAGAATCAGCTAACAGTTAAG GTGTATGAAACTCATGCTCGGCTAGCAATGGAGGTAGGGGACTTGTCAGAGTATAATCAG TGCCAATCACAGTTAAAAATCCTGTATGATGAAGGAATTGAAGGATGCTACATGGAGTTTGCAGCTTACAACTTACTTTGCGTTATCTTGCACTCTAATAACAACAGGGATCTTGTATCGTCAATGTCAAG TGGCTAG
- the LOC122724043 gene encoding histone H4 — protein sequence MSGRGKGGKGLGKGGAKRHRKVLRDNIQGITKPAIRRLARRGGVKRISGLIYEETRGVLKIFLENVIRDAVTYTEHARRKTVTAMDVVYALKRQGRTLYGFGG from the coding sequence ATGTCTGGCCGTGGCAAGGGAGGCAAGGGACTAGGAAAGGGAGGGGCCAAACGTCACCGCAAAGTCCTTCGCGATAACATCCAAGGCATCACAAAGCCAGCAATTCGGCGATTGGCTCGCAGAGGTGGTGTAAAGCGTATCAGTGGATTGATCTATGAAGAGACCCGTGGAGTGCTCAAGATCTTCCTTGAGAATGTGATTAGAGATGCTGTGACCTACACAGAACACGCTCGCCGGAAGACTGTTACGGCCATGGATGTGGTGTATGCATTGAAGAGACAAGGCAGAACCCTTTATGGGTTTGGTGGTTAG